A window of Bradyrhizobium sp. AZCC 1610 contains these coding sequences:
- a CDS encoding SDR family NAD(P)-dependent oxidoreductase, producing the protein MERLKGKTAMVVGAGSIGPGWGNGKATAVTFAREGAQVFCVDRNAAAAKETVDIIAGEGGKATAFTADVSREAEVEAMVSACLKAYGRIDVLDNNVGIAEMGSVVEVNEASWDHVFAVNLKSAYFAMKHVIPVMQKQGGGSIINISSIASIRHLGISYVTYGASKAAMNQMTKTTAVQFARDHVRVNCILPGLMKTPMVEHSAGLAASYSAGDVEAMWRARDAQVPMGHMGDAWDVANAALFLASDESRYVTGIELVVDGGITVKAS; encoded by the coding sequence ATGGAACGGCTCAAGGGCAAGACGGCGATGGTGGTGGGCGCGGGCTCGATCGGTCCCGGCTGGGGCAACGGCAAGGCGACGGCCGTGACCTTCGCGCGCGAGGGCGCGCAGGTGTTTTGCGTCGATCGCAACGCGGCGGCCGCAAAGGAGACCGTCGACATCATCGCGGGCGAGGGCGGCAAGGCGACTGCCTTCACCGCCGATGTCTCGCGAGAAGCCGAGGTGGAGGCAATGGTTTCGGCGTGCCTCAAGGCCTATGGCCGCATCGACGTGCTCGACAACAATGTCGGCATTGCCGAGATGGGCAGCGTGGTCGAGGTGAACGAGGCGAGCTGGGACCACGTCTTCGCGGTCAATCTCAAGAGCGCCTATTTCGCCATGAAGCACGTCATTCCCGTCATGCAGAAGCAGGGCGGCGGCTCGATCATCAACATTTCGTCGATCGCCTCGATCCGCCATCTCGGCATTTCCTACGTCACTTACGGCGCCTCGAAGGCGGCGATGAACCAGATGACGAAGACGACCGCCGTGCAGTTCGCACGCGATCATGTCCGGGTGAATTGCATCCTGCCGGGCCTGATGAAGACGCCGATGGTCGAGCACTCCGCAGGACTTGCGGCCAGCTATTCGGCGGGCGACGTCGAGGCGATGTGGCGCGCGCGCGACGCCCAGGTGCCGATGGGGCACATGGGTGACGCCTGGGACGTCGCCAATGCCGCGCTGTTTCTCGCCTCCGATGAATCCCGCTACGTCACCGGCATCGAATTGGTGGTCGACGGCGGGATTACGGTGAAGGCGAGTTAA